GGATTGGGGTCTACCTGAAACAGGGGGGATACATCAAAGGCGTTGTAGGATGCTGGGATGATGCCGGAAGGGAAGAGGTCGGTATATGGGCGCCCTTGCCCGGCTTCAGGGATGCCGAGGATCGTTTGGGCGAGGCTGCTTATCCACGATACGGCACCGTTGGCATCGACGAGGATGAGGCCAGCTCCGATGCTTTCGATCACCCGTGTCCAGATCTTTCGTTCCTTCGCGATCCGTTCCTCGATCCGTCCGTGTCTCAGGGCGGCCTTGATTTGAAGGGCAAGTTCTTCTGGTTTCACCGGTTTTTCAAGATAGGTGAATGCCCCTTTTCTGACCGCGTCGACCGCATCATCGACCTTTCCGAAGGCAGTCATGATGATGACCGGAAGGTGGGGATCCCTGGCGTGGAGTTCCTCCATGAGCCGGGTCCCATCCATGTCCTGCATGCGCTGGTCCGTGAGTACGAGGGAAAACCTCTCCTTGTGAAATGCGTCCAGCGCCTCTCGCGGCGACTTGCACGAGGTGACTGCATAGCCTAA
This is a stretch of genomic DNA from Deltaproteobacteria bacterium. It encodes these proteins:
- a CDS encoding response regulator, whose amino-acid sequence is LGYAVTSCKSPREALDAFHKERFSLVLTDQRMQDMDGTRLMEELHARDPHLPVIIMTAFGKVDDAVDAVRKGAFTYLEKPVKPEELALQIKAALRHGRIEERIAKERKIWTRVIESIGAGLILVDANGAVSWISSLAQTILGIPEAGQGRPYTDLFPSGIIPASYNAFDVSPLFQVDPNPSNITTLQPTGGYL